A window of Planctomycetaceae bacterium genomic DNA:
TTCATACGCCTTGTCGTCAATAAGGCCTAAATCTCTGGCAACTTTGAGCCTCAACGGCGCGAGCGCTTTATTCGTTTGAGCTGGTTTATCGGCGACAAACAGCAGCAAATCGTCAACCTTCGCATCGAATTTGGCAATGATTGCCTTTCGCTGTTCAGGCGTGAAAAATTTCGTCAGATTGCTCGACAAATCTATGCCTCCCTGTTCATCTTTAATAACCTTGAACCACGCAAGACCTTTTGCACCAAAATCCTGCGCAACACCCGTGAAGGTTTTTTCAATATCGCTTCGTGAAAATTTCGCTCCGCCCGGTGCGCAAAGACCTTTAACAATGCCGCCCTTCTGAACGGTATCGGTAAAGACTTTAAATTGCGACTGACTTGCGACTTCTGAAATATCCTTGAGTATCATACCAAAACGCAAATCCGGACGGTCGATGCCGTAATCATCCATCGACTGCTGATATGTCATTCTTCTAATCGGCAGTTTAATTTCAACGCCGAGCACTTCTTTCCAAATTGCCGCGATGAGCTGCTCGTGAACGGTAATCACCTCGTCTTCTTCGACGAAACTCATCTCGACATCTATCTGTGTAAACTCCGCTTGTCTGTCGGCACGCGGGTCTTCATCTCTGAAACATCTGACAATCTGAAAATATTTATCAACGCCGCTGATCATCAGCACCTGCTTGAAAAGCTGCGGCGACTGCGGCAACGCATAGAAATTTCCAGAACACAATCTGCTTGGCACGAGAAAATCTCTTGCGCCTTCGGGCGTGCTTTTGCCGAGGAAAGGCGTTTCGATTTCCCAAAAACCTTTGCTGTCGAAAAAGTCGCGTGCGACCTTTGTAACCTTATGACGCACTTTAAGACGATTCTGCATTACAGGGCGTCTCAAATCAAGATAACGATATTTCAAACGCGTCTCTTCGGCGACTGATTCAGCATTTTGAAGTTCAAATACCGGCGTTTCAGCTTTATTCAAAATCTCAAGATTATCAATCAGCACTTCGATTTTACCCGTATTGAGCTTTGGATTATCCAACCCCTCGCCGCGAGGCCTTACGCTACCGCTTGCCGCAATGACAAATTCACATCGCAAATCGCGAGAGAGCTTGTGCATTTGGGGCTGTGCTTTTGGATCGAAAACAAGCTGCGTCAATCCTTCACGGTCGCGTAAATCAATGAAGACAAGATTGCCATGGTCGCGATATGAATCCACCCAGCCCGCAAGAATTACTTTTTTGCCGGCGTCTTCAAGACGCAGTTGACCACAGTTATGAGTTCTTTTAAGCATAAAATCTTTCCGATACTCTTAAGAAATTTAATATAAAGCAAATACTACGACAGATGTTCGTCTATCGCGTCTGTAATGTCAGACTTCTTAGCCAAACCGACCCATTTTTTTACCATTTCGCCGTTATTAAACAAAATAACCGTAGGAATGGCGCTAATGCCGAACTCAACGGCCGCTTCGTGATGCTCGTCAGTATTAAGTTTGCAGATTTTCGCTTTGCCTGCGTATTCGTTTGCGATTTCTTCAATCACAGGAGCAAGCATTTTGCACGGACCACACCAAGGCGCCCAAAAATCAACGAGAACCGGTGTATCGCCATGTACTATACTGTCAAAGGTAGCATCTGTAAGTTCAATCATATTTCCGGCCATTTTACGTCCTTTCCTTATGCGTAATTGCGGCTAAATTCATCGAGCAGCGGATTTTAGTCGTTTTAAACGTCAAAGTCAAACTATTTTGCCGTCCCGGCCGGCGTCAGAATATGTATTAACAAAGAAAATTGGTTGTATTTTTCCACCGAAACAGCTACAATCCAAAATTATTCTTATTTTTTCGGGGCGTAGCGCAGTTTGGCTAGCGCGTCAGACTGGGGGTCTGAAAGTCGCAGGTTCGAATCCTGTCGCCCCGATTTTGAGCAGAGCTCAAAATCAGAGCAGTAGAGGGTAGATAGTTGAAAATAGAGCAAATCGCCTGCTCTGCGGGCAATTAATGATGGCTGGATGGTTCAATATCTCTACTGCAGTCTATTTTCTACTCTCAACTTTCAAAAGAAATAAACAGGTAAACTACAGATACGTTTGCCTGCTTGTCGCGATGCCGTTAGTCGCTGGTATTAATCGTTTTTATTGTTGGTTTGTTTGGGTGGAATTTTTTTCTTTAATCCGCCAGTGCCACGGTTCGTAAGTAATACCTGCACTGGAATCTTTCGGATACGAGAGAATAAAATTAAATCTTTGTGCGTTTTTCATCAGCCAGACATATTCCGGAAGTACCTCGAACTTTTCAGGGCAGCCGTCGCCATTAATGCCGTCTTCGTTGATGAAGTCGAGTGCCTGTCTGCGCGGGCAGCCATGTTCACTGTAGCCCGGCAACGCAACATATTTTACGGTTTCACGAATAGAGTAATCATGGTTTGAGAGATAAAATACAAACAGGTATAACTGGTATGCGCTGCTGCGATATGCGGATTCGACATAAAGACGTTTGCCGATTTCCTTTTGCATCGCATCCATCATTTTTGTATAGCTTTCGTTTACATCTTTCGGCAGAAATTGCGGCGGCAAAATATATGGTTCGCCTTTGATTTTAATTTTCTGCCCTGTGATGATAACGAATTCCTCATTACCCTGTGCGATTCCAAGGTATGGAATTTTGACCGATATTGCATTAGCGTCAAGAGTTTCAAATTGTTTGAGGAATATTTTCTGGCTTTCGGTAAGCGGAGCGTAAAGCTCACTAAATGCAAGCGAAGCAAGATTATGTTTTTCGTCTCTCTCTCTGATTAGAGGCTCAAGTTCGCCGAGAACAGTTTTAACCTGATTGACATCGGACGGGGAAAGACCGTCAAGATTCAACTCGGCAAAGGCAAGGCCGACAAACAAAAATGAAAAAACAAAAACACAACAAAGTAACTTTGACATTGTTACCTCCAGTGATCATATTTTAAAGTGAAAGAGTTTTTTCGCAAGACATTTTGTCAGCTCAAAACAAAAAATACATTCGTGGAAAGTCGGATTTCTTTAGTTGAGTTTTGAACGGAGAGTTTCAGCGCGAAGAATATCACGCTGTTCGGGATTAAGAGATTGGCCTTTGTTGATTTGCAGATGAGCCGGCTGGGTCAGCAGAAATAACTCATTGACTGTCTCGATGGAAATTTCCTTTACCCTGCCCATATTGATACCCATACGCAAATTGCTCAACAGAAACATGGCTTCGTGCGAACTAATCAGCTTTGCACTTTTCAGCAGAGCAAGTGCGCGGGCAATTTTATCATCGAGGATATTTACTTCTCCGGTCAAAAGTTTATCACGAGCAATTCTTTCATATTCGACAATTTTCGGAATTATCAAGTTCTGAAAATCATCAACAATCTTCTGTTCGCTTATGCCGAGTGTTACCTGATTCGAAATCTGGAAGAAATCGCCGATAGCTTCAGTGCCTTCGCCGAACAAACCGCGAATGGCAAGATTCATATCACGAGCTGATTCGAAAAGTTTTTTCAACTGGTCGGTCATCTTCAACGCAGGCAGGTGCATCATTACCGAAACGCGGATTCCTGTGCCAAGATTCGTTGGGCAGGCGGTAAGATAGCCGTATTGTGAACTGAACGCATACGCGACTTTTTCAGCAATCTCGTTATCAATTTCGTTTATTCGCTGCCAGCATTTTTCAACGTTCAAGCCGGGAGCAAGAACACAAAGACGCAAATGGTCTTCTTCGTTTATCTGCGCAGAGAAAAGCTCATTTTGGGCAATTACAACTCCGCGCGGGCCGGTGCCTGCGGCGAGATTCCGGCTGATTAACTGCCGTTCTATCAGCAGGTCGCGTTCGATTGTTGTGCCGTGTTCGATGTCTATAAAGAAAATATCGCCGAGTGAGCCGAGCGAAAGAATTACTTCTTTGAGCGTTTGCAGAATTTCACTTTTTTCCAGATCGCTGCATCGTGTGGCAAACTTTTTACCCGCTAAATTTCGGGCAAGCCGAATTCGTGACGAGACTACAATGTCCGATAATGGTGCGACAGGGTCGAACCATCTGCTTATTTTCATACTTAAATCTGTTAGTCTCATTGAATTTTTCCGACTATGCCTGCGAAAGAGCCTTGAGCTGGTCTCTTAATTTTGCCGCAAGCTCGTAATCCTCGGCCTTAACCGCTGCATCGAGCCGGCGCTTCAAATCATCAATTACGGACTTGTCTTTTGTGTCCTCGCCGGTAACTGACGGAGGAACTTTGCCAATGTGCTGTGAATTGCCGTCCTGTGTCTTTTCGATAACGTCGTGCAAATCATCTTCGAAAACTTTGTAATCGTTCGGACAGCCCAACAATGCCTGTTTTCTGAACTGCTCCATCGTCGTACCGCACTGGTCGCAGACTTTGCCGGTCTTTTCGACAGCCTCTGCGCCGTCGGTTTGCTGATGGGCGGCAATGAGAGAACTTAACAACTCATTGAGCGAAAGCTGACTCTTGACCGTAACGCCTTCCTTCTGCGCACAAGCCTGGCACAGGTGGCTTTCCGTTCTGTGGCCGTCAACTATCTCTGTCAGATGTACCGTTGCTGTCTTATCTTTACAAATTTCACATTGCATAACGTTATTTTCCTGAATTTATTACCCCCGCCACACCCTTGTCTTCGACTGCGAGTGCAGGCAGGTGCGGGGGCTAATAATCGAATATTATTATATCAAAAAACAGTCAAAATAGACTCAATATTATTATCGGCTATTTTCCCATTCTACTAAACCTGTTTTTCACTGTATTTTGCTTTGCAACCGGGGGCTTCGGTAACTTCAACATATAAAAGTTTTACTCCCTGCTGAAGCTGCTTTTTAATACTGTCATAAATATATTTGGCGACATTTTCAGCCGAAGTATTCATATCCTTAAAGCAGTCGAAATCCTCCAGTGCCCTGTCGCTGAACGGCGAAACAATTTCGTCGATTGTCTTTTTCAGGTCGTTGAAGTCCAAAAGCAGACCGTTTTGGTCAAGATGCTCGCCGGCGACAGCGGCCTCGGCCTGCCAGTCGTGAATGTGATACGATTCGGCACCGGCCGTGAATTTAAGCTGATGGCCCGCAACAAAAACAGTACTAACCGTAATGGTAAACATATTTTTACCCTCTGATATTTTTTTCAGTCAGTCTTTTCTGCAATTTTTCATAAACGCCTGCGGGAATCAGATTCGCGACGTTGCCGCCAAGCGAAGCGATCTGTCTGATGAGCGCAGAACTTGTAAAGCCGTACTGTTCGCTGGTCATAATAAAAATCGTCTCAATGCCGGCAACCGCTCGGTTCGTCATTGCAAGCTGAAATTCATACTGCACGTCCGTTAGGTTTCGCAAACCACGCAAAATAACCGTAGCACCGACGCTGGCGGCATACTCGACCGTCAGGCAATCATAACTCTGGACACTAACGCAGGGAATATCTTTAACAAGAGGTTTTATTATCTCAACGCGCTCATCAAGCGTGAAAAGCGGGTCTTTCAACGGACTGTTGCCGACCGCGACTATCACTTCGTCGAATAACTTAATACCGCGACTTATAACATCGAGATGGCCGTTGGTAATAGGGTCAAATGAGCCGGGAAAAACAGCTCTAACAAATTTTTTGGACATAATTCCACCTTTCAAATTATAATTATACCCCAAACGGCATTAACGTCAAATATTCATATATTATATCATTTGGGAAATAAAAAACCCCGTGTACGCATAACGCCGCACGGGGTTTTGGAACATTCTACATCAACTTAACACTTAACCTTTAATCAACTTGAGCAACGGCAGCGGTCTGTCAACGCCTTCAATAAACGACGGTCTTGCCGCCCATGGTGTTACGCTGACTACGCCTGTCATATCCATCCAGTGCTGGAGTCTTGCGACCGGAGTATTCCAAATCATGTGCAGATGGTTTGCCGCGGCGTATTGCTTATACTCGACCATCGTCGCATACTTCGGAACGAGGAACGTATGCGGCCAGTTCGGGTCTGTCAAATCGCACATCGCTTTGCCGAGCTTTTCGGGAACTTCTGTTGTTACAGCTTCGTCCCAAATCAAACTAAATTTGTTGTTCGCTGAACAATATGCCATTCTGCCTGCGAGGCCTTCAATGCCGGCAGGTGTCATAAATGTAATTGAATTTCCGCCGCCCGCGAAGTAATCAAGACTCGCAAGAGGCATAGAAATGCCAGACATAATTTTCTTAATGTCTGTACCTGGCAATTGCGCCCAATCGAATGAAGCCGAGCCGCTGTTGTTGCCGTCAACCAGGCCCTTCTTGAGCCAGTCGGCATTCTTCGGCAGAGATTTAATTCCCAATTTCTTCGCCAGCCCTTTGATTTCCCATGCTTCCCAGATTTTTCTCAAATCCATAAACAGCGGTGGATTCCCGCCGGAGAGCCAGTTAAAGAATAACATTGTGAGCAATGCCTGACAGTCGGCTTCAGTTGCGTACGGTATCGCCTGTTTTGGGCCGTTATGGTCGAATGTGCTGTTGAAGAGCGATTCCATAACATCTGCGACTGGCATCGGAATGCCGCGTTTGTCGCTGCCCCATTCGAGCTGGCTCATAAATCCGCCGCCAACGGCATTGAGCTGCGCCATCAAATCGCGAACAATCAGGTACATCGCCAGTGAAATATTGAAACGCTCATTTTCTTCGGCGGTCTTGACCTGAAGTCTCTTGCCGATGTGTTTGTCTATCCATGCGCGAAGTGCTGATAATTCTTTTTTGTCATAAGCGCCTTTGCTAAGCATATCAGCCAGCAGTTTCATATCGAGTCTTGTAATTTCCAATCCGAAAGTATTTCTTGTCGGAATAACGTGAGACAGAGCGGTTTCCATACCCATCGAATCGTGGCCGAAAAGCACAACTCTGCGGCCCTTCAACGCCACATAAGTAACGGCTGAATAACACCAGTCGATAAGATTCTTTGCGGTTTCTTTGCTCATCTGCGGATTCAACCCCTTGTCATCCCAGTTGCCGACGTTCAGGGTTACGAGTCTGCCGTATTGCGAAATCGCGCCGCTTAAAGCATGTGCATACACAACGCCTGGCTTGGGACCGCTGTTGCCGCAGGTAATGTTCATCGGCGTTTCAGCGGGGAACTGCTGAAGAAGCGAAATCGATGTAAGCTGCGGGAATGCCCATGTGTCCGGAGCGCAGACGAGAATGTTTACGCCGGCGTTTCTGAACTGCTGGGCGACGAGGTCAGCCTGCGGTTCGCCATCGACGAGGACATCCGAATAAACAACCTGTACCGGCTGGCCATCCGGCATTATAACTGCGCCGCAAATCGTATCGGCAACCATTGCGATAATGTTCTGCACGCGTTTTCTGCTGTCAGCGTCAATGCGGGGATCGCCGGGAGCGAAAACGCCGATAACCGGCTTGCGAGGTGATGCGTTTTTTATACTATCCAAACAAACTGCTTTTGCATTATTACTCATTTTTTCTCCGAAAATTTTAACGTAGCCACTAAGGCACTAAGACACTAAGTTTTTCATTTCTATTTACCCTGCGCTAACCCCGCTTTCGCTTATGGGTTTCCGCTTCGCTTCAACGCTTAGGGCTCTGATGGTTTTACTCTACGCCCCAAAAATATATTTTACAAGTAAAAACAACGCACACAACGTCTTCTAACGTTTTAATGAACTAAACAGAACTAAAATTAGCAAAAAAATGCTATTATAATTGTTCTGCAGTTTTCGGAGTGTTAACATCGTTGGCGTCTTTGGAGATATCCTCCACCAAATCAGCCAGCGGTTTTGTCATATTCGTTCCCATATATGAAGGCACTTTATAGACCCAGCCTTTGGTTGCATTGGCAAGCTTCATCGCGCTTTCTTTGGCCAGCAGTTTCGCTTCCTTCTTTTTAAGCTCATCGGCCGACTCAACGCCCTGCTCTTTTGTTACCTGCGTTTTGTCTGTAAAGTCAACACTGCATTTTATGTATGTATCGGAATCCTTTTTGGCAATTTCAATACTAATCAGAGTCGAATCCTTTTTCATAAGACTGAACTTGCGGTCGAAGTCCAAATCCTTCGCTTTGTCTTCGGACATCATATCGTCGAATCTCAAATTTGAAAGAGCGCCGAGTACCTGCTGACATTCGCTGTCTTTCTGTTTTTTGCCGGCAGGCAGTTCCTTGAGTTTTACAACGGCACCGTTGGCATCGGCGGTCAGCGAATACGAACCTTCCGGTGAAGTAACCGTTACCCAATCGATGCTTTCCTTCTTAATGTAAATGAGATCCTGATTCGTATATTCAACCGCTTCGCTGCGTATCCATGGAACATTTGCCAGCACATAAACTTTCTTATCGTTCACAAGTCTGCCATAGCACAAACTACCTTTGCCCGATTCGGAATCCTTGCCGATGATAAAGCCGGTGATAAGTTTATCGGCTGCATCGTAGAACGTAAGCATCGCCTGCGAGTCGGCATCCGTTACGCCGAGGTCTGCGTAATTTTTCTCATCCTCGGTGTATAACTCGACGGTCTTTATGTCCAGCGACGATGTAAACAAATTATTAACCACTTTCGTTGCCGCGGGGTAACCATCCTTTTCAGCAATCACAAATTCATTGCCTTTGTGCTGAAGCGTAACGGTTTTGCCGCCCTGCTTTACAATGATTTTCTGAATACCAGCCGGGTCAAGCCCCTGTACAAGCGAACCCATAGCTGACGCGGCAGGCTTTGTTTTGTTGGCATATTGTGAAATAACCAAAGCAAGAACAACTGAAGCTGCCGCTACAATACCTAAAAATGATATTCTTTTATCACTCATTGAAATAACTCCAAATTCCCATCTAAAAATCTTAAATTTTCAATATTAAATATTAAATTCGTTATGAATCGCTTGCGTGGCTGATATATTTGCGTTTCCTTGTGCCTTTGTAAATGCCGAGCACAATCGCGATTATCAGAATCACAGCCGGTGCGGCGAGCATATTGAAATTCCGCAGTTTATTGCCAAGCTGTTCTTTACGCTGTACTTTTATTTTCTTGATTTCCTGAAGCTCTTTGCGTGCCTCAAGAATTTTCAGTTCAAGGTCTTTCTTCTTTTGCAGAATCGAACTTTCAATCAGTTCTTCCTGGCCTTCTTTGGCCGAACCGAGCACTGCCCTTAAGTCGTTTTCAAAGCCTTCAATTTTCTTATTGATTTCGTCTTCCTTTTCAGCGGACTGCAAATCGGCCTCGGCTTCGATTTTGTCAACGACGAGGAACGGTCGCTTGAAATTGCCTCTGGAACGCATCGAAATCAGTTCGCTTGAACCGCTCAAATCGTCTATCGCGTTCATTATCATTGCGCTGTTGTCGCCGACAATCATCATGCCAAACATTGAACTCCTGTACGCAAGAATATCGCTGATGAAATCGACATCGGCAAAAACCGCTACCGCACAGTTCGCGTCCGCCTGCGCAAGGCCGGCAATGTGCAGATTCTGCTTGGGGCTATTGGGGTCGTTGGCGTCAGCGGGCTTGTCGGTTTCGATATCAATGCCTTTCGGGAATGCGCTCTTGAATTTTCCAGTTACAAGATAACCCATCTTCACCGGCTGCGTTCCATCTGTGAATTTCTTCATCAGCGAACCCATATCCGGCGTCATAAGCTCAAACTGATTATCGACACGCCAGCTATTACCGCGCGATGTCGTCATAACCAGCGGCGTTCTTTCAATATTCGTTTCCTTCTTTTCTTCGTCAGTCATTGTCAGCTCATTCAGCACGCCGCTGAACAGGAAATCAACCTGATTCAACTCGGCTGAAATCGCGACGTTCTTATTAAAACATTCCGAAGTCATCTGCAAATAACCGATAATCTTCTGCGGCGGTTCGCCCTGTCTTAACGAAGCGTCAACAGCAAGTTCCCTGTCGCCGGCGAACGTGTTCTTCGGCATCTCCAGTCCCCAGCTAACCATCAATCTGTCAAGTGACGATGACGGGTCGTGCTGTGCCTGCATCTGCATCATCTGCTGCTGCGAAGGAGGCACATCGACAACACAATACGGGTCAACGCAAACTATCGTTCTGCCGCCTTTAAGCACAAACTGGTCGATTGCGAACTGTGCCGGCTCGGGCAAATCTTTTGGATGAACGACCAGCAGTAAATCAACGTCCTCAATTTTATTCACATCGGTCGGGATATTCTTCACTTCATACTGCTGTTTGAGCTGTGTAACAATGCCCCACGGCTGGGCGGGAGTTTGCCCCTGCATCTGCATCATTCGAGCCATATAAGGCGTTACATCGTCGCCGACAACCGGCAGAGAACTCATAACGCCGACAGTTTTTTTCTGGCGGGTAATGGCCGTATCAATCAAATAACTTATATCATACTCAACGAAATTCTGCCTGTTGGGCGAGAATACCGGAATAGATTTTTCAACGCCGAACTGCGTCTGGACGACAAGACCGAAGAAGAAATTTTCCTCTTCTGTGATTGGGAATTTTTTCAGGCCGTAGCGAATCGCCGAGACTTCGTCATCCGAATACGGACGCGGGTCGATAAGCTCCAGCTTTACCATTCCTTTGCCGGCCGCTTCGTATTCCATCAATAGCGATTTTACAAATTCATAATAATTATTGAAATAGCGAATCTGGTCGGGGCCTTTCATCGCGGCTGTCCTGGCGTAATAAAGCTTCATCGTTATCGGCTGATTCAGCTTACCCAGAATCGCTTTCGTACCGTTCGACAAACTGTAAATCTTCTGCTGTGTAACGTCGGCTTTCAGATGCTTACCGACATTCTGGCAAATGCCTATGAAACTGAAACTAATAACCAGCACAAACACAACCGCGACATATCGTCTGACGGTTTTATTTTCGTCAAGGGCAACAATACACGAGGCGACCCAGCCGGCAATAAGAATCACAAAATACGCGATATCCTTGAATTGCAGCACGCCCATCTGTATCGAATCGAAATGCTCCTGAAAACTCATTTTGCTTATCGCGGTTACCGCGCCGGCAGGCAGGAATGTCGAAAGATAATTCATCGTCGTCGGCATTCCCACGAATACTAAAATACTGCACGCCACAACGGAAAGCACAAAACTAATGACCTGATTATTGCTGATAGCCGAGAAGAAGCAGCCGACAGCCAAAAATCCACCGGCCATCAAAATCGCTGCCAAATATCCGACGATAATCAAACCAATGTCCGGCTCGCCAAGATAGCATACCGTAATAATCATCGGGAACGTCAGTAAAATAGCAGCAATCAGAAATGCCCAGGCGGCAATAAACTTGCCGAGTGCGGCCTGACGAATCGTTATCGGCAGCGTAAAGAGCAACTCGATTGAGCCGGTCTTTTTCTCTTCAGCCCAAAGACGCATCGCAGCGGCGGGCACGAGAAACACAAACAAAAGCGGAAGATTCATAAAGAACGCCGACATATCCGCCTGACGTGCCTCGAAGAATCCGCCCTTAAATGTCAGATAAGCCGAGAAGAACAGGAACACTACCAGAAATACGTACGCCAATGGCGTCGCAAAATACGATTTGAATTCCCTTTTAAATACTGCCCAAAAACCATTCATAATTCTTTCCTTTTAATCACTGATTTCGCAGATTTCACGGATTATAAATACTATTTTATTTTTCCGTGTAATCAGTGTAATCTGCGATTTTGTTTTATTTTCGTTAAGCTACTTTCGTAATCTTTCTAAAGACTTCGTCCAGCGTGCCGTGATACTCTTCTTTCAATTTCGCCGGCGTGGAGTCTGCGAGAATTTTTCCTTTGGCGATGATAATCGCCCTGTCGCAAACGGCTTCGACTTCTTCAAGAATGTGCGTTGAAACAACGATACATTTTTCTTTTGCCATATTCGCGATAAGTTGACGAACCTCGTGCTTCTGGTTGGGGTCAAGGCCGTCTGTCGGTTCGTCCATAATCAAAACCGGCGGATTGTGAATAAGAGCCTGCGCAAGGCCGACTCTGCGTTTGTACCCTTTTGAGAGTGTTTCGATTGTCTGATGATATACCGATTCGATATGACACATCGCGACGGTTTTGTCCAGCGCCTCTTTGCGAGCCTTGCCGCACAGACCGCGAGCATCACAAATGAAATTCAAAAACGCGCCGACCGCCATATCGCTGTAAGCCGGGACGTTTTCAGCCAGATACCCGATATTATTCCGCACCGAGATTGGATTTTTGATGATGTCAAAGCCGCAAACCTCGGCAGTTCCGCCATCCGGCGGTAAAAAGCAGGACAACATTCTCATTACCGTGCTTTTTCCCGCGCCGTTGGGTCCCAGGAAGCCCAGCACCTGCCCTTTGGCGACATCAAATGATACTCCGTCAACTGCGATAATTGGCCCGAAAGTCTTACGCAAATCCTTAATCTTTATCATTTTATATCCCTGTTATAAAAATTAAATTTAGACATTCCAAGAGATTATATAAAGCAAAATCTTATCGTCAAGTACGATAATATTTCATTTTTGGTTCGCAACATAATAAAATTTTGATATGATTCGGGCTCACTTTGAAAGGATTTGTTATGAAACGCAATGTTTTGAATACCATTATATTAGTTAGTATCAGTTGTTTGCTTGCCGGCGGGTGCGGCTCAAGCGTTACGAAAATGACAGCCAATAGTCTGACTTTGGAAAATAAACACCCATATTCGGTCAAAATCGAAACCACAGGCTGGGAAAAAATCGGCAAACTTCAGACCTCCGGCCTGACCAATGAGCGGTACACTCAAACATTAATCAAATCAATCCAAAGCACCGGCTTGTTTAAAGAGGCAATCGAAACCGGCAATGCCGATTACAACTTGAAAGTTACCGTCATAAAACACATCCTGCCGGGACATATCGGCGATTTCGATTTGACAATGACAACTCAATGGCAGCTTATCGACACTGACGGCAAAGTCGTCTGCAACGAAATTATCGACTCGGTTTATACAAGCAAACTGACCGATGAACTTGTTACTTTCGACAGACTGCAAAAAGCCAATGAAAACCTTGTGAAAATCAACATTGAACAAGGCATTCAAAAGCTGGCACAGTTGAAATTTTAATTGCGTCTAACATAAACTTCGTAAATATAACCAAGCTGTTTGCTTTCGCCGGCAGCAAGTTCTATCATCCACGTTAAATTCCTGACAGGATTCATTCTGTTCAGACCGCGGGCGAGACTTTCGACGCTTGCATTCGGCTCTGATGATTTTACATCGCCGGAAAGGGTTTTGCATATTTCTACTGTAATGGCCTTGTCCTGATGATTGGCTATCGAGAGTTTACCGGTAATTGTAACCAAATCATAGTGATAACCATATAACTGCGAGGCATCCTGCTTTCGGTCTGTTTCAAGCTCGATTTGCTCTGCCTTTACATTCGCTGCCTGTGTGATTTTTAACGTCGTATTGGTCATCGACGGAGTGTAATTCAAAATATCCTGACCAACTATGAAGCCATCCTTTGTTATTTCCGCAGAGGCGGTCGTCCAGGGAATCTGTGTGGAATTTTCCAATCGCAAACAATGCCAAACCGTCTCTACCGGCTCTTGCTGCTGCTGTTGACGATTGTTGTAATAGTATTGTTCATCGGCATTGACATAATCCGGTATTTTCCATTCGTAGATATGTGTATAATCCACAGATTCTGTAAACAGCGGCAAATACGCGACCTGACCTTTTGCAATCGTAACATTCTCACGCGGATATAAAAATAAATCTTCCGCAGTCGCACCTTCCTGCATTGAGCCATAATCAACAGGCTGGGCTAAATCTGACATTTCATATTTCGCCATATTTTGCATTTTAAAATTACCGGCCGAAATTC
This region includes:
- a CDS encoding ATP-binding cassette domain-containing protein, with product MIKIKDLRKTFGPIIAVDGVSFDVAKGQVLGFLGPNGAGKSTVMRMLSCFLPPDGGTAEVCGFDIIKNPISVRNNIGYLAENVPAYSDMAVGAFLNFICDARGLCGKARKEALDKTVAMCHIESVYHQTIETLSKGYKRRVGLAQALIHNPPVLIMDEPTDGLDPNQKHEVRQLIANMAKEKCIVVSTHILEEVEAVCDRAIIIAKGKILADSTPAKLKEEYHGTLDEVFRKITKVA
- a CDS encoding DUF4340 domain-containing protein, producing the protein MSDKRISFLGIVAAASVVLALVISQYANKTKPAASAMGSLVQGLDPAGIQKIIVKQGGKTVTLQHKGNEFVIAEKDGYPAATKVVNNLFTSSLDIKTVELYTEDEKNYADLGVTDADSQAMLTFYDAADKLITGFIIGKDSESGKGSLCYGRLVNDKKVYVLANVPWIRSEAVEYTNQDLIYIKKESIDWVTVTSPEGSYSLTADANGAVVKLKELPAGKKQKDSECQQVLGALSNLRFDDMMSEDKAKDLDFDRKFSLMKKDSTLISIEIAKKDSDTYIKCSVDFTDKTQVTKEQGVESADELKKKEAKLLAKESAMKLANATKGWVYKVPSYMGTNMTKPLADLVEDISKDANDVNTPKTAEQL
- a CDS encoding Gldg family protein → MNGFWAVFKREFKSYFATPLAYVFLVVFLFFSAYLTFKGGFFEARQADMSAFFMNLPLLFVFLVPAAAMRLWAEEKKTGSIELLFTLPITIRQAALGKFIAAWAFLIAAILLTFPMIITVCYLGEPDIGLIIVGYLAAILMAGGFLAVGCFFSAISNNQVISFVLSVVACSILVFVGMPTTMNYLSTFLPAGAVTAISKMSFQEHFDSIQMGVLQFKDIAYFVILIAGWVASCIVALDENKTVRRYVAVVFVLVISFSFIGICQNVGKHLKADVTQQKIYSLSNGTKAILGKLNQPITMKLYYARTAAMKGPDQIRYFNNYYEFVKSLLMEYEAAGKGMVKLELIDPRPYSDDEVSAIRYGLKKFPITEEENFFFGLVVQTQFGVEKSIPVFSPNRQNFVEYDISYLIDTAITRQKKTVGVMSSLPVVGDDVTPYMARMMQMQGQTPAQPWGIVTQLKQQYEVKNIPTDVNKIEDVDLLLVVHPKDLPEPAQFAIDQFVLKGGRTIVCVDPYCVVDVPPSQQQMMQMQAQHDPSSSLDRLMVSWGLEMPKNTFAGDRELAVDASLRQGEPPQKIIGYLQMTSECFNKNVAISAELNQVDFLFSGVLNELTMTDEEKKETNIERTPLVMTTSRGNSWRVDNQFELMTPDMGSLMKKFTDGTQPVKMGYLVTGKFKSAFPKGIDIETDKPADANDPNSPKQNLHIAGLAQADANCAVAVFADVDFISDILAYRSSMFGMMIVGDNSAMIMNAIDDLSGSSELISMRSRGNFKRPFLVVDKIEAEADLQSAEKEDEINKKIEGFENDLRAVLGSAKEGQEELIESSILQKKKDLELKILEARKELQEIKKIKVQRKEQLGNKLRNFNMLAAPAVILIIAIVLGIYKGTRKRKYISHASDS